CCATCAAGTCATTGGGAAAAAGTCATGTAGATTAGATTGTTAAAGCTACACGACTCTCCTCATTAGAATTTTTTATGAAATTCATACTAATAAAGCAGCGCTCTTAATTTTAGTGTATGCTAATATGCCTTTGCAATTTGAACCATTCCTTGGACCTCAGATGGACACGTGTGTTGAAGTTTGTCATTGATGGTTCCAGTAGACTTGCAGGAAGTGTTTTGTTAGGTGTAAAACCCTTTGTCTAGTGTGTTATAATTATTCTTAACCTGGGAAAACACTTTTTTCATAATCACATAGATATGTGGGCTGTAAAATCATATAGATGCAAGTGACTTTAAGAGTGGAAAGTGACAGTGTGCAGGTACTTGTGCTATTAAGTTATGCACATTACTTGAGGTGTTTGTATTGACTGCTTTCCTGATCGCAAGGAGAAGAACATTGTaggttttggttttcaagaccTAACTTGGGAAGGTTATAGTTGCCAAAAAGATGTAAATAAATAGTGAGTTAATGAGTTACCTGGGCCATAAGAGCTTTCCCAGTTTTGCCATTAATGGTCTTTCTGAAGACTCCTTGCTTGTTTAGGACTGAGAGGCTTACTACTTTTCCTGGACAACTCAGTATACAATAGTAAATTTTCATGAAGTCCTTGTGATGTTGTTGTTCCCCATTTCCGTCTTCATTTTCTTCCTGTGTGCCATTAacgatgattttttttttcgtaagaaGACCTGTATTGACATAGAATTTATGTAAATGGTGACGCTCCATGTTGTATCAGGTTGTATGTAATTTCAATGCTGGTTTGTGGCTCGCTGTCTTGATGTGTTTAAAGGGAGAAATGTCATTGTTACAATTAAGGCAGTTAAGTGTTAGGAGAGCATTTCCATTCAAAGGACCAGTCAAACATCTTCTTTTGAACACTGGATTATGTTAAAGTAGTAAAAGCTAACGGGTTTGATCATTATCATGACTGTTTGCATTGGCCCATCTGGTACATAAATCATTACAAAAACTGTTTAGAAAAGAAGATTATTGTATGGTTTATAAAGTGTGTTATGGAGCAATATTCTCTAATGAGGATTTTGTTGGGGATTTTTATGTAGGAATTAATGGAGCCGTTTTTAACATTGAGTTGGTAGCAGGAAGGTTTGTTGTTCAAAATGTGTGTCTGCTTGTGGCTTCTAATTGCAAAGGCACGGCAAATTGTGAGTATGGTAATGCTCACAGTTCTGTAAGTACTGCACTGGGGGTATTTGTTTTCTCACATTGTAACAAACTTGGTTGCAATGCATGGGAAATGCTGTTTGTGAGAAATTAACGTTTACTTTAATTGTTGAGCATTAGTTAGTGGTTTGAGGTCTGCATTTGCATAAAGATGGCACTTACAAAGTTGAGTCAAAGCAGTGTTGACGATGGAGTGTGCTATAGCAATTGCGTGGGGACCAATAGACACGGTTTGGGCTGCGTCATCCACATCTGTCGCAGTATTTTCTGACTGGGAAGTAGATGCTCCTGTTGATTGGGAGAGGGTCTCAGCACTTCCATTATTTCCTGTTGATGTTTGACTGCTACCTTGTTGGACGGTGGCATTATTGCCCATAGGACTGGTATTCCAGAACTCTAGCAGTAGGTGCATTGATACTGACATCCTAAGAAGGTGGGCTTTTCCTCGCGAGTATAGACCTAACAAATAGAGGCCAGCATTAAGAACGCCACTGCAACTATTTTTTCTGTAATAGTAGTACTTAAATATTTCCTCGGAAATGATGTaagtacaaacaaaaacaagactATATGGGGTATTTTCTTTAGTGCTGATGTGATGTTGTTCTCATTTCTAATTTGAAGATTGTTGAACTTTTGTGTTCTTTAAAAGCACGTTTTGGTAATGAGTTAAATAGTATTGATATATTTTCTACCATAAACCACGTCAGTAACTTGTATATCACTTAATTGATATTTATAGAGTTTGTTGAATGGTGAACACAAAAGTACTtctggaaaaaaggaaaaatttctttcaatCATGTACATCCAGGGGTAGGGGCTACATCTCAAGGTTAAATAGCAAATTGTTCTACCTCCAATGAGGACATCATGGGGATATTTCTCACAGATGTCTAGTTCCCAAGCATCATGGATTTTTTCAAATAACTCCATTGCCTCTGGAGAAAGGGAGTTCATTGTTCTGTCTACAATGACTGAGACTACTTTTTCTCCTTCTTCAATGGTATATGTTTGTTCTCCTTCAATGTACTGTTCTGCAAGGAAGTCCACTACATACGAAAGGAAGGCAATGAAAGGTGGCTGATTAATATAGGGGCATAGAAAATAGCGATTAATACCAAATCATGAAGTTTGTAAGGGTGTATATTACATATTatgaaaatgctgcctttggcaTAACTGAGATGTGGATGGGTTGAGTGTAGGTTTTTTGTGAATCTGTCATTAAATGCACTGATATTAATAAAGTATAGGAAATGATTCTAAAAGTATACCCAATTCGTCACGGAATGTCTGTAAGGTAGTTGTTTCTTCAGCAGTGAGACGAGTATCTTTCATCCGGCAGAAGACAGGCTGTGCAAAGAACCACAAGATCCTAGACGTGAACCCTTTTGCGTTGTTTTGTGTGTCCTCTATAATTGGCATCGCTGTCTGTGGTTGTGTGAAGCCAAGCATGGTAAACGATGTTTGATTCATGCGGAAATTGGCATTACCTGTAACTGAATTGGCCAATAAATTAGTGTTTATAATTATCATTTGAAATGGCATTGGTACTTCTTTTGATATGAAAGGGAGTTTTGCTTCTTTGTagtgtttgatgttgttttaaGTCATAGTGTGAGTTTGTTTTAGGCTTAAGTACGATGGTGATCTCTTCGACTTGAGGAGACTGAAGGCCAAAACTAAAACCTTTGTCGACTTCATCAGGGAAGCGCAGTATGCTGATGACATTGCAATCTTCAGTGACTCAGCACTTGGACTACAGACTTTGCTCACAGCCTACAACAGCATGGCAAAACGGATGGGTCTGTCTATAAACATCAAAAAGACCGAAACCATGTGCATTGGTCCTGAAGAACAGTTCTTTATCGATGGCATGCCAATCAAAAGTGTGAACCGTTTTAAGTATCTCGGGAGTATTGTTACCAGCGATTGTTCAGTGAATGCGGAGCTCATCACGCGTATACAAGCTGTATCATCTGCGTACGGTCGGCTCCGTGAACGTGTCTTTGACTCCCACGACCTTACGCCCTCGACAAAGCTGAAAGTCTATGTCCAAAGTTTGACGCCACTCCTGACATACGGTTGTGAAACCTGGACACTGTATCGATACAACATCAACTAGCTCCGTACAGTTCAACAACGGCATTTGAGAAAGATTCTTCGTATCAAGTGGAGCGACTATGTGAGTAATGAAGAGGTGTTACGGCGAGCAGATGCTGAGGATATCGAGATCACGCTTATCAAAAGTCGTTTACGCTGGCTTGGTCATGTCTCAAGGATGGATGACGATCGTCCCGCGAAGGCCCTCATGTACGGCGAGCTCGATAAAGGCACTCGTCCTGTTGGTCGACCGAAATTGCGTTACAAGGACACCTGTAAAAGTGTTCTTAAGTCTGGAAGAATCTTAGATCGATGGCAAGATTTGGTTGTCGACCGACCACTCTGGAGAAGAACCATTGGAAATGTTTGTGGAATTGTGAATGCAAATCGAATTGCAACTTACCAACGACAAAAGGAGCACCGAGCTCGAAAGAAAACTATAAGTGGAAATTGATTAAATagaattggaaaattaaacgagacttacctgtaagttgaagtttgattgagattctatcaCATGACCAAGGAGGCAGGAGATCACATGAGATAGCACAGCGCATGCGTCAAGTCATTCTTTTAAAGCCAGTGGTTGTGTCAGATAAAGTCCAGATTCCCATGTTAGACATAACAATAACAGGGATGGGATCTCATAGCTGACCGGGTGGGCATGTGATCTCCTGCCTCCTTGGTCATGtgatagaatctcaatcaaacttcaacttacaggtaagtctcgtttaattttccaattctATCACATGACCGGAGGCATGGAGAGCCCATGAGACTTCAAAGCTCTGACACAGCCAGCTAAGTATGTCACATTAAACAATTGCATACCAATTGTAAATATGTTTTAATATGAATGCTATTGATGTTCAATCAATAAAAAGTTTGTTACCTAATTCGTATAGTGGATATCATATCAATAAAGAAtatcaataaatcaatcaataaattcACTCATGCTGCAGAGTGTATAGTGTCATAACATCTTGACATAGGAACAATAACATTGTTAATaataaggaaaaaagataaGTGAATCTAGGACAAGACTGCTTCTGCTAGTGTTGCTCCTCTTGGGCCTAGCACTGGTTTATGATAGTATTTCTGGAATGTTTTTGCGGATTCCCAACCAATTGTGTTTAGTATGGTATCCAGCGGGATTTCTTTTTGATGAGCCTTTGTTGCTGAGGCAGCTCTTGTACTGTGTGAAGTAAAAATTTTTGTGTCTATACCAGAGTTTGTTAAAACCTGCTTTGTCCACCTGGAAATCGTGTCTCTTGACACAGCCTTGTTAGGTTTTATGAAACttatgaacagtttgttttctccATTCCGTAGTGTTTCTGTCTTCTTCATATAAGCTTTCAGTGTCATGAGGGGACATATTTTACTGTCAGGAGTGAATTCAGTAACCGTTATGGCAGCTGCTGTGTTGCTGGGTCTGCTTGTCTTAGTGTGTTCCTCTAGTGAAAGATAGGCAGTCTGGGGTGTCAATTGGATTCCATTTAATGATAGTAGGTGGATGAAGTGCCCTCGTTGGCCAGTTACTAACAGAAGTAACATAACTGTTTTTTGTGTGAGGTCCTTCAGGGATAGCTTCTCTAACGGATACAATGTTTTAAGGTAGTCCAGGACTTGTGAGACATCCCATATTTGATTGTACTTTGGCTTTGGTTTGATTAGCTCGTAAATACCTTTCATAAAACGTGTGACCAGTGGATGAGTTCCAAAGTTATCACAGTTCTCAAGTTTAAGAATAGATGATAATGCTGATGGTGCTGTATTAATGCTGGAGTAACTCAATCCCTGACTATGTAATGTCATCAAGAACTCCACAGCCTCGCTCATCTTTGGGGAACTGTAATCAATTGTCCTCTGACTACAAAACTCCAGCCATTTATTGAGGTACGTTGAATATTGTTTCTTGGTGCCCGGCCTCCATGAAGCCATGAGGACTTCGATGACTTCTTTAGAAACGTTGTATTGTCGGAAAGAGTTCCGGATAGCGGACATACCATTAAGTGGAGTTTCTGGTGTAATGGGTGCAGTCTGTTGTGGGATGTGTGCTGAAGTAGTTTGGGGGATGGTTGGTAGATCCAGGGTTGGCTGTAGAGTAACTGTAAAACCAGAGGGAACCATGTTTGTGTGGGCCACACTGGTACGATCAATATACCTTTCCCTTTGTCCTGTTGGATTTTCTGTAGGCATCGTGGGATTAAACTGAAAGGTGGAAATGCATAGAAATTAACTTTACTCCAATCAATGGAGAACGCATCCACAAAGGCACTGCCTGGGTCTGGTTGCCAGGAGCAGTATTGTGTAAGTTGTGTGGTTAGTCTAGATGCAAATAAATCCATGTTAAGCTCTGGGAACTCTGTTAAAATTTCTGTGAACACATTCCTGTTCAACATCCACTCGTGCTTGTCTGAAAAAGAGCGGGATTGAAAATCTGCATCGACATTCAACTTCCCTGCAATGTGTACTGCAGAGACCCAGATATTCCGGTGGATACACCACTCCCACAACTCAATTGCAAGGTTGTTTAGGGCAGGGGATTTGGATCCTCCCATGTTGTTAATATATGACACGGCTGTTGTATTATCTATTTGGATTTGAACATGAGTTTCACTAGCTAGGCTACAAAATGATTTTAGGGCAAAAAATGCTGCTTTGAGCTCTAAGATGTTTATGTGATCCATGGCCTCATTGGTATTCCACCTGCCACCTATTTGTTGGTCACCATACACTGCCCCCCACCCTTTGTTTGAAGCATCTGTTTGTAGCTGAATGTTTGCTCTAAGGGGTTGAATATTTTTACAAGCAAATGGCATGTTTGAAATCCACCAGTCTAGTTCGATCATTGATCGGGAGGACAGTTTCATATGAGCATTATAATTTCCCTTGCTACAAATAAGGGCATTCGTTTTGTCATGCTCTAATGACCGATAATAGAGTTGTCCAAACTGTGTTCCTGGGAAATTAGACACCAGTATGCCTATTACTTCCGCTACCTCTAAAATTAATGGGTTTTGCTTCACTTTTAGCTTTTTGCATGATTGCAATGTTTTAAGAACTTTTTGTTCTGTTGGTGAGACAGTCATGCTGCCCGAGTCTAAATTGAATCCTAGGAAGGTCAGTCTTTTTGTTGGTATAATAACAGACTTTAAGGGGTGCAAGTGAAACCCTAACTTGTTAAATAACATGACTGTATCCTTGATATTTTGCATACATTCGCCATATGTATCTCCTTGGAGGTATGAATCATCAAGATATCCTAGACTCAGATGGCCTAAATTATGTAAATAAGCATAAGCTGGTTTGAGCAACTTTGTGAATATACGAGGTGCACTAGAAAGGCCATTAGGCAAGCATGTATATTGATACAGTTTACcgtcaaacaaaaacttgagGTATTTTTGATGTTCCTCTGCTATGGCTACAGTATAGTAAGCATCTTTAAGGTCAATTGAAGCCATGTAGCAGTCAGGCTTCATAATTCTTATTGCAGATTCTAATgtgtccattttgaaatggtggTATTCTACAAACTCATTGAAGGTTTTCAGATTCAATATGGTTCTATATGAGCCATCCTGTTTTGGTCTTAAGAAAATAGGGGAGATAAACTCCCCATGTTGAGTGTGTGACTCTTTGATAACTCCTTTTTGGAGaagtttctttatttcttcatgCACAGTTAGTTGTTCTTTCGAGTTAAAGATACTCGGTCTTGCAGAAATTTGTGTAGGCTCACAATTCTGTGTAAATTCGAGAAACACACCTTTCACAAATTGAATGATCGTGGGGTCATTCGTGATTTCGTACCAGCTGTGCACAGCTGATGTAAGTTGTCCTGCCCTAAAGACAGTTTGGTTTTCAATTAGTCGCTTGACCTCGTCATAAGCAGAATTACCCGAACAACAATCGTTTAGGCTTACCTGATTCAATGGCTTGTTATTTGGTGGTTCGTTGGTTACTTGGTTATGCTCTCCTTTTTCCCTTTCGTCGGCGGAGAGTGGCTTttcgataaaaaattattattatcgttgtAGCGAGCTCTTGAGTAAGTGTAGGGAGCAAAGCGTCGGTTTCGGTTTGCAGAGTAATGGTTTGTAAATGTAGATTTCCGGCCACGTGAGCTACTGTGTGACGCCGGTCTTACTCTCTTCGTTAACTTATTGGCGTCCGAGATATCTTTTGTCAGCTTAGACAAATCGCCAAATAAGAATTCAGACGATGATGGAACTGTTGTGGCATTGCATAAAGCGGCGTAGTCCCTGTGCAAGTCTTTCTTCAGCGACTGGCGTCTAGTGCTATTCATATCATGCAGGCAATTCATTGCCAAAGCAATGCCGTCGGTGAGGGCGGTCAAGAGCTCTTTGTTGTCTGATTGGTTTTGATTCAGAACAATATCCGTCGCTTTGGTAATAGCAACAACGGCTGCCACAAGAGAATTTTGTGACTTTTGATGTTTCGAATCCTGTGTGCGGACTTGTGCTGGGAGCTGGCTCCAAATGAGTGGGTttactcgtggcgttctaagcCCCTCGATGTTCGCAGGCTTAGGATATTGACCGACCTTTGCTTGGGTCTTTTCGTCTGGAATTTTGTCTTTGAGGAGACTATTCACAATATTAGCCAGTTCCTCATCCACAGCGCTCCCAGTTTTCTCACTCAGATCGAGATCCTGAGCTATGTCATGAAGAGCACTAGTGctctttgattttttgtttcccGCCTCGCGGGCTTTGGTCAATTCGTTGACCTTTGTATCGAGAGAAACAATTGATTCTCTGTCAGCATCTCCATGCTCCAGTTCGCCCTCTTCGTAGTCAAGGTCCTCGTCTTCGAGGTTAGCGGGCTCGCCCAGCTGATCCATTCGTCGGTTCATTGCTTTCATTTCTTGTACTACAGACTGGACCATGCTGGCCAAAGCGTTCATGGTTGGCGTCTCACCGGCCTCGTTGGAGACGTCGCGAGATGCTCCTTCAATTTCTGCCATTTTTCGAGTTCTAACCTCGTTAGGGCTACGTATTTGTAAAGTAGGACCAACTACGTTGGTTCTCAAACGTTTGTGTGATCTAACTACGTTAGATTCTACTTCTTTTCAGTTGTTTCCTTCTTATCTTCTATAGAAATCGACTTGCTTGATGCGACGCACGTGTGCAATGACTTGACGCATGCGCTGTGCTATCTCATTGGCTCTCCATGCCTCCGGTCATGTGatagaatttattttattatgtatATTCTAGTGTTTTACCCGTATCGGGTTTTAGGCGTATTATTATTGAGTGGTAGGTAGAGAAAAAGCATAAATGGTTCCGGCGTtgctaaaacgagggtaaggtaagaccaagggtcacagtaagggtaaggatacgaatgcagaaagtatcctaaacatacataaaagctaaccttaggcctaattaggcctaaacaaaagtttaaggttagcttttatacATATtcaggatactttctgtattcgtatccttacccttactgTGGTTCTGTTGTTCATAACGTAGTGAATATTGTGGACTTAGGTCTTCTTGAACATTAATTCATATTGCCAATAAAGTACCCTTCAGAAGGATCAAATAGTTCAGAAGAAAATGTAACAACTGTCAAGAAAGAGCTTACTGGTTTCTCGTGATTTTGACTTTCCAGTATACATTTGCAGAAAATCTTGGTATTCCTTTGTGTCTGAAATCTGCATCTTTACTGATGAGTACATATTCATTGTTGAAAAGAAGGCAGTGAGCTCGTCGAACAAACCAAGGGAACGGCCACCTGAGTTGGCAAGAATGTCTCCAAATTTATCCCAGGTGCAGTGGGGCAGGAAGATGgtctttgtttgttcttttttcagtGCCACTGCAATTTGAACTTTTTCCATAACTTCTGTTAGAAACTGATGGAATGTACTTTTGCATCTGCCTAAGAAGAACACAGGAGTTTTAGGGTAATTAGAATGAGAGATTTGGACAAGTTAGGTTGCTCATTTTGGAAAGAGCGTGATTCATGCATCAAGAGTTGTTGTTTTATTATATATTGGTAATTGTGTGCTTTCTTTGGCTGATCCTGATTGTGGTTTCATTGAAAACTCACTTGAAAGAAACccatttctttttttggaaATGCATAAATGGTTCTACCACAGTTATGCAAAGTTACTGAACCTACTATTTACATTTTGATCTGGTGCAATGCAATGATCAATAATATACATTTTGTGACATTGTAGGATAAATGCCCCAAGCATTATGGGGTTTCATTTATAATGAAGGGTCACGTTAACGTAAGCAGAACTTGTGTTGGATGCAATGATTATGAAATTGAAGTCATTTCACTTTATGTTTGCTTAAAAGAGATGGATTCTGGAAAATATCATCAGTGTGGTAAGTAGCAGTTATGAGGTGAAGGGCCAAATGGTTTGGGGCCAGATTATGAACAATATTAGAGAATTACCTACAGAATGTAGTATGAGTCTCATCTGCATTGTATATTTCACTGGCTATTAGACCACACATAATACAATTTACGCCAAATTATGTAATAagaaacaataaataataactGAATACAGCATTTCTACATTTCTTGATTCCCAAAGTATTATTCAATTTTTCTAGTTATGGAGTAGGTATAAACGCCGTaataattagggagtttaagcaaaccACTACGGCTGGTACTACTACTGCTGCcgtgactgaaaaggtctggggagagtatgtctcggtggtctgctaacttttaagtttagcaaagcaaaatacacaGAAACATGGGCTAAAGAGTTTAAAATATCgttaattttgtttctcacAGCCAAATGGCTTCTCTCAAAGGACAATGGCTGTGTTCGCCTTGCTAGGCAGGCAGATTATTACTGAGGAAAAGCGAATGCCATTCACTTTGTACAATATATCAATCAATACTCAGACGTAAAATGGCATGGTATAGATATAAAACATATATATACTAGATATacggatatcacatttccagcattttcattggctcgcggGATACAggctatcagctcatatacctgcactaccaaatatggtcaatgaacacagcagcaaatacacagttttgcggctctgagaaaaaatggccaaataaattcaacataaaagagttgtgatgttggggtttttaataaaacaattattctactcgggcttgctggatatgaaatgatcataaccaactcggcgcgacgcgcctcgttggttatatatatcatttcttataatccatcaaatattttcgctcgcgcgcgattggtctaaactcGTCAcatgggcgaatattccccagctaaaactggggaatatccgaggatattccccaatgatattccccaatttttaaaaccgacttcaacgattcaagtctcacattaaaattaatgttaggatggcagaacggtttgctttcgtaacagaagaagagataaacttgctggtcgatagagcggtaccagaaaacaccaaaaaatccacttcatacgctgttaacgtttttgataGTAAGCTGTTTGTAGATTGTATCCGCCACTTTTATCCACacaaaaaagtatgttttcctttcactgaaatgttgtactttttgcacaagcatattcttttaaatgAAGCGAAgtgtgttcgaaattctggaaatgaatattgaatgacgcggttttggaagccaattgacaaactttgatgtgttgacatatgacggactggcagatcccgcttgttgcaaaaaatatttgaaggataataaacacaatagcctcaatttggctttaaaaatatgctggGATATTTGTCCTtagacattatctgttcctcgaagctcacagttctcgcttctcggaacagataatgtccgcggacaaatatccgagcatattttcgcgccaaatgaaggctattgtttatatattcagcgtgccctcgtagaataattgttaaatatacataGTATGGCATAGTATATATAGTATagatataaaacatcttcactaaatcctcTAAGCAAAGTTAACCGAAGAAAACCAACCTCGTGCTGAACATgaatatttcacttgactcacttcgccattccaacacctttgccaaagggtttacaagcttatgagaggcaaccttgacacaatctCTGACTTAAATTGAATTGAAAAGATATAGTATCCaatggaattcttaaaatgccgcGATGTCCCTTGAAAAGAgccagagaagcgaaataatTCCGACGTAGTAGCCACTACGGCAAAACACCCCGACGATAGGCGCAGTGTGTCATTTGAGGAAgtttacttccggcagccgtattggcgccagccgtagcgatttgctgaattagaatgagttaagTAGTTTCAATGGTAAGTTATAGGGCTGCGAAATTGCTAAGTTAATATCCCAtctgagcgttagccctaataAGGGGAATGAGCCCACACAATTGTGCCTAGAGTTAATGGCAGATTGTTGTATTCAACAGCAGtctgatgatgatgttgttaAGACGGCTGTTAATAATATTGACTGAGTGAAAGCACACAGAAAACTGCTTTGTGTCATCTGTTGAGAAATGTTGGCTTTTTTTCCTGTGTAAGCTTATTTCCACCTAAACAAGCACATTTTACCGAGGATATTTGCTGAGAGAATATCTCTGCTCAGAAAACGTGTGTCAAGGTTCAAACAGCAATGGTGTTTTCTCTCGATTTGAAAAAGCGAATGTTCGGAAAGATGATCAAATCGCGCGATTCAGTAGTTTTCAAATTCATTCATTGTATTTTTCAAAAAGCCTGAACTTTGAAAAATTTCTAGTAAACTAGAACAAGCATAACGCATTTTGGAACGGAAAGTGGTTAGCTAGCCTTTTTAGGGAAGCAGACAGTTCGTTGAAAAGTTTCAGTAAGGATCTTTCGGGAAGCGGTTTcttaaaatgaaatttcatttcaaTAGCGAGTGGCACTTCAACTTTCAGCTAAGGATTTGATCTAAACTGATGAAATAAAATACGTCCATATAAAATATGTTTATACGTTATAAGGACTTACAAAATGGCCTCAAAAGGCTTTTAGGTAAATGTGTTCGTTTACAGGTACATGCCCTTGGCAATTGCGTTGCGCAATGACTGCGGGTCCCTTGGGTAGAAAAGGGATAGTCCATTTCTTCTGTAAGGACTCAATTGTCGGTGTTTAAAGGTTGTTGGACTGGTGCTGATCGAAAGTGAAAATTAAAAGATCTTCACATACCTGTAGGTAGAACAATAGCAATCCATACTATGATAGGTTCTGTCCAGAATTCATTAATCTGAAGTGCAGCGTGTCCCATACAAAATGATATCAATGTCAGTATTCCCAATAATACGGTCGTTTCTCGTTGCTTCATCCCTTTTCCGAATAAACGACAAATCTACGAATGACAAGGATAAGAATTGAGTGAGCACATGCTGGTGATTTGGAGAGAAATAGGTTATTgaaaaaacctttgtttttgTAGAAGAAAcgtgaagcaaaacaaaatggtatttTATGCCGTACCTGGCGCAATTTTTCAGGCAACAGAGTCCAATCAAGGTCGTGGTTATAGCACTCTTTTAAATCACTGTCCATTGCGTGCATACGGTTAGCCATGGTTGGAAATTTGGAGAATATCAGCATACACTCGTTGCAGTCCTATATTGTAGTCCTAAACTGCTGTGTGTCCTCTTTAAATGGCGCCTTATGAAGAGTGATTAGCGGAAGTGTGGAAGAAATAGGTTATTATTGTATCTTTATTAGCGGTTAATCCAGAGAGTTGTGATCCTAATTGTGTGATACATCATTGGGATTACGAGAAAACGCATTTCCTGTTGACCGGAAGAGACAGCGTCGTAAGCAAAACGAGATATTGGAAGTCCTGAGCATGTTGGAAATAAATATAAATCGAATTTATGCTAGTACCTATCGTAGGGAGAAAAA
The sequence above is a segment of the Montipora foliosa isolate CH-2021 chromosome 2, ASM3666993v2, whole genome shotgun sequence genome. Coding sequences within it:
- the LOC137991514 gene encoding uncharacterized protein yields the protein MFDSCGNWHYLLKYDGDLFDLRRLKAKTKTFVDFIREAQYADDIAIFSDSALGLQTLLTAYNSMAKRMGLSINIKKTETMCIGPEEQFFIDGMPIKSVNRFKYLGSIVTSDCSVNAELITRIQALRTVQQRHLRKILRIKWSDYVSNEEVLRRADAEDIEITLIKSRLRWLGHVSRMDDDRPAKALMYGELDKGTRPVGRPKLRYKDTCKSVLKSGRILDRWQDLVVDRPLWRRTIGNVCGIVNANRIATYQRQKEHRARKKTISGN
- the LOC137991515 gene encoding uncharacterized protein, which gives rise to MDTLESAIRIMKPDCYMASIDLKDAYYTVAIAEEHQKYLKFLFDGKLYQYTCLPNGLSSAPRIFTKLLKPAYAYLHNLGHLSLGYLDDSYLQGDTYGECMQNIKDTVMLFNKLGFHLHPLKSVIIPTKRLTFLGFNLDSGSMTVSPTEQKVLKTLQSCKKLKVKQNPLILEVAEVIGILVSNFPGTQFGQLYYRSLEHDKTNALICSKGNYNAHMKLSSRSMIELDWWISNMPFACKNIQPLRANIQLQTDASNKGWGAVYGDQQIGGRWNTNEAMDHINILELKAAFFALKSFCSLASETHVQIQIDNTTAVSYINNMGGSKSPALNNLAIELWEWCIHRNIWVSAVHIAGKLNVDADFQSRSFSDKHEWMLNRNVFTEILTEFPELNMDLFASRLTTQLTQYCSWQPDPGSAFVDAFSIDWSKVNFYAFPPFSLIPRCLQKIQQDKGKVTLQPTLDLPTIPQTTSAHIPQQTAPITPETPLNGMSAIRNSFRQYNVSKEVIEVLMASWRPGTKKQYSTYLNKWLEFCSQRTIDYSSPKMSEAVEFLMTLHSQGLSYSSINTAPSALSSILKLENCDNFGTHPLVTRFMKGIYELIKPKPKYNQIWDVSQVLDYLKTLYPLEKLSLKDLTQKTVMLLLLVTGQRGHFIHLLSLNGIQLTPQTAYLSLEEHTKTSRPSNTAAAITVTEFTPDSKICPLMTLKAYMKKTETLRNGENKLFISFIKPNKAVSRDTISRWTKQVLTNSGIDTKIFTSHSTRAASATKAHQKEIPLDTILNTIGWESAKTFQKYYHKPVLGPRGATLAEAVLS
- the LOC137991516 gene encoding uncharacterized protein, which codes for MAEIEGASRDVSNEAGETPTMNALASMVQSVVQEMKAMNRRMDQLGEPANLEDEDLDYEEGELEHGDADRESIVSLDTKVNELTKAREAGNKKSKSTSALHDIAQDLDLSEKTGSAVDEELANIVNSLLKDKIPDEKTQAKVGQYPKPANIEGLRTPRVNPLIWSQLPAQVRTQDSKHQKSQNSLVAAVVAITKATDIVLNQNQSDNKELLTALTDGIALAMNCLHDMNSTRRQSLKKDLHRDYAALCNATTVPSSSEFLFGDLSKLTKDISDANKLTKRVRPASHSSSRGRKSTFTNHYSANRNRRFAPYTYSRARYNDNNNFLSKSHSPPTKGKKESITK